A portion of the Diceros bicornis minor isolate mBicDic1 chromosome 20, mDicBic1.mat.cur, whole genome shotgun sequence genome contains these proteins:
- the ARRDC2 gene encoding arrestin domain-containing protein 2 isoform X3, translated as MRPGGVRSFALELARGPGGAYRGGERLCGRVLLEAAAPLRVRALEVAARGGAATHWLEGRSVGVNAVSCDFAAAETYLRRRQLLLRDTGETTTLPPGRHEFPFSFQLPPTLVTSFEGRHGSVRYCIKATLHRPWVPARRARKVFTVIEPVDINTPALLAPQAGAREKVARSWYSNRGLVSLSAKIDRKGYTPGEVIAVFAEIDNGSTRPVLPRAAVVQTQTFVARGARKQKRAVVASLSGEPVGPGRRALWQGRALRIPPVGPSILHCRVLHVDYSLKVYVDIPGTSKLLLELPLVIGTIPLHPFGSRSSSVGSYASFLLDWGLGPLPERPEAPPEYSEVVADEEVAAVGQSPVPQLQAPDTSLEGPFFAYLQEFRYRPPPLYSEVSWGSKEPPCLPGPGAKRG; from the exons ATGCGCCCGGGGGGCGTGCGCAGCTTCGCGCTGGAGCTGGCGCGGGGCCCGGGCGGCGCGTACCGCGGCGGGGAGCGGCTGTGCGGCCGGGTGCTGCTGGAGGCGGCGGCGCCGCTGCGGGTGCGAGCGCTCGAGGTGGCGGCTCGCGGCGGGGCGGCAACGCACTGGCTCGAGGGCCGAAGCGTGGGTGTCAACGCGGTGTCCTGCGACTTCGCGGCCGCCGAGACGTACCTGCGGCGGCGGCAGCTGCTGCTCCGAG ACACCGGAGAGACCACGACGCTGCCTCCTGGGCGCCACGAGTTCCCATTCAGCTTCCAGCTGCCCCC GACCCTGGTCACGTCGTTCGAGGGCAGACACGGCAGTGTCAGGTATTGCATTAAGGCCACCCTGCACCGGCCCTGGGTCCCTGCCCGCCGGGCAAGGAAGGTCTTTACTGTTATCGAGCCTGTGGACATCAACACGCCTGCGCTGCTG GCCCCTCAGGCAGGTGCCCGGGAGAAGGTGGCCCGATCCTGGTACAGTAACCGAGGCCTCGTCTCCCTCTCGGCCAAGATCGACAGAAAAGGCTACACCCCAG GCGAGGTGATCGCCGTCTTCGCGGAGATCGACAATGGCTCCACGCGCCCGGTGCTGCCTCGGGCGGCCGTGGTGCAGACACAGACCTTCGTGGCCCGAGGCGCCCGCAAGCAGAAGCGGGCCGTGGTGGCCAGCCTCTCGGGCGAGCCCGTGGGCCCCGGGCGGCGGGCGCTGTGGCAGGGCCGGGCCCTGCGGATTCCCCCGGTGGGCCCCTCCATCCTGCACTGCCGCGTGCTCCACGTGGACTACAGTCTCAAG GTCTACGTGGACATCCCGGGCACGTCCAAGCTGCTCCTGGAGCTGCCGCTGGTCATCGGCACCATCCCCTTGCACCCCTTCGGCAGCCGCTCGTCCAGCGTGGGCAGCTACGCTAGCTTCCTGCTGGACTGGGGGCTGGGGCCGCTGCCAGAGCGGCCTGAGG CCCCTCCCGAGTACTCGGAGGTGGTGGCAGACGAGGAGGTGGCAGCTGTGGGGCAGAGCCCCGTCCCACAACTGCAGGCCCCTGACACGAGCCTCGAAGGCCCGTTCTTTGCCTATCTCCAGGAGTTCCGGTACCGCCCGCCGCCCTTGTACTCTGAGGTGAGCTGGGGGTCCAAGGAGCCCCCATGCCTTCCAGGCCCTGGAGCCAAGCGGGGGTAG
- the ARRDC2 gene encoding arrestin domain-containing protein 2 isoform X5 — MRPGGVRSFALELARGPGGAYRGGERLCGRVLLEAAAPLRVRALEVAARGGAATHWLEGRSVGVNAVSCDFAAAETYLRRRQLLLRGSPLGGMLFDKVKAFAVQLDGASAGAEPVFSGGQSVAGRVLLELVGPARVGALKLRARGRAHVHWTESRSAGSSTAYTQSYSERVEVVSHHATLLAPDTGETTTLPPGRHEFPFSFQLPPTLVTSFEGRHGSVRYCIKATLHRPWVPARRARKVFTVIEPVDINTPALLAPQAGAREKVARSWYSNRGLVSLSAKIDRKGYTPGEVIAVFAEIDNGSTRPVLPRAAVVQTQTFVARGARKQKRAVVASLSGEPVGPGRRALWQGRALRIPPVGPSILHCRVLHVDYSLKVYVDIPGTSKLLLELPLVIGTIPLHPFGSRSSSVGSYASFLLDWGLGPLPERPEAPPEYSEVVADEEVAAVGQSPVPQLQAPDTSLEGPFFAYLQEFRYRPPPLYSEEDPNPPSQAMRPRCVTC; from the exons ATGCGCCCGGGGGGCGTGCGCAGCTTCGCGCTGGAGCTGGCGCGGGGCCCGGGCGGCGCGTACCGCGGCGGGGAGCGGCTGTGCGGCCGGGTGCTGCTGGAGGCGGCGGCGCCGCTGCGGGTGCGAGCGCTCGAGGTGGCGGCTCGCGGCGGGGCGGCAACGCACTGGCTCGAGGGCCGAAGCGTGGGTGTCAACGCGGTGTCCTGCGACTTCGCGGCCGCCGAGACGTACCTGCGGCGGCGGCAGCTGCTGCTCCGAG GTTCGCCTCTGGGCGGGATGCTGTTCGACAAAGTGAAGGCTTTTGCGGTGCAGCTGGACGGCGCGAGCGCGGGCGCCGAGCCGGTCTTCAGCGGCGGCCAGTCCGTGGCCGGCCGagtgctgctggagctggtgggcCCCGCGCGCGTGGGCGCCCTGAAGTTGCGCGCGCGGGGCCGCGCCCACGTGCACTGGACCGAGTCGCGCAGCGCGGGCTCGAGCACCGCGTACACGCAGAGCTACAGTGAGCGCGTGGAGGTCGTGAGCCACCATGCCACGCTGCTGGCGCCAG ACACCGGAGAGACCACGACGCTGCCTCCTGGGCGCCACGAGTTCCCATTCAGCTTCCAGCTGCCCCC GACCCTGGTCACGTCGTTCGAGGGCAGACACGGCAGTGTCAGGTATTGCATTAAGGCCACCCTGCACCGGCCCTGGGTCCCTGCCCGCCGGGCAAGGAAGGTCTTTACTGTTATCGAGCCTGTGGACATCAACACGCCTGCGCTGCTG GCCCCTCAGGCAGGTGCCCGGGAGAAGGTGGCCCGATCCTGGTACAGTAACCGAGGCCTCGTCTCCCTCTCGGCCAAGATCGACAGAAAAGGCTACACCCCAG GCGAGGTGATCGCCGTCTTCGCGGAGATCGACAATGGCTCCACGCGCCCGGTGCTGCCTCGGGCGGCCGTGGTGCAGACACAGACCTTCGTGGCCCGAGGCGCCCGCAAGCAGAAGCGGGCCGTGGTGGCCAGCCTCTCGGGCGAGCCCGTGGGCCCCGGGCGGCGGGCGCTGTGGCAGGGCCGGGCCCTGCGGATTCCCCCGGTGGGCCCCTCCATCCTGCACTGCCGCGTGCTCCACGTGGACTACAGTCTCAAG GTCTACGTGGACATCCCGGGCACGTCCAAGCTGCTCCTGGAGCTGCCGCTGGTCATCGGCACCATCCCCTTGCACCCCTTCGGCAGCCGCTCGTCCAGCGTGGGCAGCTACGCTAGCTTCCTGCTGGACTGGGGGCTGGGGCCGCTGCCAGAGCGGCCTGAGG CCCCTCCCGAGTACTCGGAGGTGGTGGCAGACGAGGAGGTGGCAGCTGTGGGGCAGAGCCCCGTCCCACAACTGCAGGCCCCTGACACGAGCCTCGAAGGCCCGTTCTTTGCCTATCTCCAGGAGTTCCGGTACCGCCCGCCGCCCTTGTACTCTGAG GAGGATCCAAACCCACCCTCACAGGCCATGAGGCCACGCTGCGTGACCTGCTGA
- the ARRDC2 gene encoding arrestin domain-containing protein 2 isoform X4, which translates to MRPGGVRSFALELARGPGGAYRGGERLCGRVLLEAAAPLRVRALEVAARGGAATHWLEGRSVGVNAVSCDFAAAETYLRRRQLLLRDTGETTTLPPGRHEFPFSFQLPPTLVTSFEGRHGSVRYCIKATLHRPWVPARRARKVFTVIEPVDINTPALLAPQAGAREKVARSWYSNRGLVSLSAKIDRKGYTPGEVIAVFAEIDNGSTRPVLPRAAVVQTQTFVARGARKQKRAVVASLSGEPVGPGRRALWQGRALRIPPVGPSILHCRVLHVDYSLKVYVDIPGTSKLLLELPLVIGTIPLHPFGSRSSSVGSYASFLLDWGLGPLPERPEAPPEYSEVVADEEVAAVGQSPVPQLQAPDTSLEGPFFAYLQEFRYRPPPLYSEEDPNPPSQAMRPRCVTC; encoded by the exons ATGCGCCCGGGGGGCGTGCGCAGCTTCGCGCTGGAGCTGGCGCGGGGCCCGGGCGGCGCGTACCGCGGCGGGGAGCGGCTGTGCGGCCGGGTGCTGCTGGAGGCGGCGGCGCCGCTGCGGGTGCGAGCGCTCGAGGTGGCGGCTCGCGGCGGGGCGGCAACGCACTGGCTCGAGGGCCGAAGCGTGGGTGTCAACGCGGTGTCCTGCGACTTCGCGGCCGCCGAGACGTACCTGCGGCGGCGGCAGCTGCTGCTCCGAG ACACCGGAGAGACCACGACGCTGCCTCCTGGGCGCCACGAGTTCCCATTCAGCTTCCAGCTGCCCCC GACCCTGGTCACGTCGTTCGAGGGCAGACACGGCAGTGTCAGGTATTGCATTAAGGCCACCCTGCACCGGCCCTGGGTCCCTGCCCGCCGGGCAAGGAAGGTCTTTACTGTTATCGAGCCTGTGGACATCAACACGCCTGCGCTGCTG GCCCCTCAGGCAGGTGCCCGGGAGAAGGTGGCCCGATCCTGGTACAGTAACCGAGGCCTCGTCTCCCTCTCGGCCAAGATCGACAGAAAAGGCTACACCCCAG GCGAGGTGATCGCCGTCTTCGCGGAGATCGACAATGGCTCCACGCGCCCGGTGCTGCCTCGGGCGGCCGTGGTGCAGACACAGACCTTCGTGGCCCGAGGCGCCCGCAAGCAGAAGCGGGCCGTGGTGGCCAGCCTCTCGGGCGAGCCCGTGGGCCCCGGGCGGCGGGCGCTGTGGCAGGGCCGGGCCCTGCGGATTCCCCCGGTGGGCCCCTCCATCCTGCACTGCCGCGTGCTCCACGTGGACTACAGTCTCAAG GTCTACGTGGACATCCCGGGCACGTCCAAGCTGCTCCTGGAGCTGCCGCTGGTCATCGGCACCATCCCCTTGCACCCCTTCGGCAGCCGCTCGTCCAGCGTGGGCAGCTACGCTAGCTTCCTGCTGGACTGGGGGCTGGGGCCGCTGCCAGAGCGGCCTGAGG CCCCTCCCGAGTACTCGGAGGTGGTGGCAGACGAGGAGGTGGCAGCTGTGGGGCAGAGCCCCGTCCCACAACTGCAGGCCCCTGACACGAGCCTCGAAGGCCCGTTCTTTGCCTATCTCCAGGAGTTCCGGTACCGCCCGCCGCCCTTGTACTCTGAG GAGGATCCAAACCCACCCTCACAGGCCATGAGGCCACGCTGCGTGACCTGCTGA
- the ARRDC2 gene encoding arrestin domain-containing protein 2 isoform X1, producing the protein MPRVTPASGGSLVIKPRGRMVLLGDFRPWPCRRAPVSLVYPRETGSGPVSPQGPRRLRAANSQPASLLFCSTPGRSHAPRRTIGVFLSGGVARVSPRPAVPYKGGAGAGRKESQARSANALAHDEGLASRGCCVRPSRRRVAGSRPGLRVVGSPLGGMLFDKVKAFAVQLDGASAGAEPVFSGGQSVAGRVLLELVGPARVGALKLRARGRAHVHWTESRSAGSSTAYTQSYSERVEVVSHHATLLAPDTGETTTLPPGRHEFPFSFQLPPTLVTSFEGRHGSVRYCIKATLHRPWVPARRARKVFTVIEPVDINTPALLAPQAGAREKVARSWYSNRGLVSLSAKIDRKGYTPGEVIAVFAEIDNGSTRPVLPRAAVVQTQTFVARGARKQKRAVVASLSGEPVGPGRRALWQGRALRIPPVGPSILHCRVLHVDYSLKVYVDIPGTSKLLLELPLVIGTIPLHPFGSRSSSVGSYASFLLDWGLGPLPERPEAPPEYSEVVADEEVAAVGQSPVPQLQAPDTSLEGPFFAYLQEFRYRPPPLYSEVSWGSKEPPCLPGPGAKRG; encoded by the exons ATGCCTCGAGTCACGCCTGCAAGTGGCGGCTCGTTGGTGATTAAGCCGAGGGGCAGAATGGTCTTGCTGGGTGACTTCAGGCCCTGGCCCTGCCGCCGGGCTCCAGTTTCCCTTGTTTATCCCCGGGAGACCGGCTCTGGCCCTGTTTCACCCCAGGGTCCACGACGGCTGAGGGCAGCCAACTCCCAGCCCGCGAGTTTGTTGTTTTGCTCCACGCCTGGGCGGAGCCACGCCCCTCGCCGCACCATTGGTGTATTCCTTTCCGGGGGCGTGGCCAGAGTTTCGCCCCGCCCCGCCGTGCCGTATAAAGGCGGCGCCGGCGCGGGCCGCAAGGAGTCTCAGGCCCGGTCAGCGAATGCGCTTGCGCACGACGAAGGGTTAGCGTCCAGAGGCTGTTGCGTACGCCCATCGCGCCGCCGCGTCGCGGGTTCGAGGCCAGGTTTGCGCGTCGTAGGTTCGCCTCTGGGCGGGATGCTGTTCGACAAAGTGAAGGCTTTTGCGGTGCAGCTGGACGGCGCGAGCGCGGGCGCCGAGCCGGTCTTCAGCGGCGGCCAGTCCGTGGCCGGCCGagtgctgctggagctggtgggcCCCGCGCGCGTGGGCGCCCTGAAGTTGCGCGCGCGGGGCCGCGCCCACGTGCACTGGACCGAGTCGCGCAGCGCGGGCTCGAGCACCGCGTACACGCAGAGCTACAGTGAGCGCGTGGAGGTCGTGAGCCACCATGCCACGCTGCTGGCGCCAG ACACCGGAGAGACCACGACGCTGCCTCCTGGGCGCCACGAGTTCCCATTCAGCTTCCAGCTGCCCCC GACCCTGGTCACGTCGTTCGAGGGCAGACACGGCAGTGTCAGGTATTGCATTAAGGCCACCCTGCACCGGCCCTGGGTCCCTGCCCGCCGGGCAAGGAAGGTCTTTACTGTTATCGAGCCTGTGGACATCAACACGCCTGCGCTGCTG GCCCCTCAGGCAGGTGCCCGGGAGAAGGTGGCCCGATCCTGGTACAGTAACCGAGGCCTCGTCTCCCTCTCGGCCAAGATCGACAGAAAAGGCTACACCCCAG GCGAGGTGATCGCCGTCTTCGCGGAGATCGACAATGGCTCCACGCGCCCGGTGCTGCCTCGGGCGGCCGTGGTGCAGACACAGACCTTCGTGGCCCGAGGCGCCCGCAAGCAGAAGCGGGCCGTGGTGGCCAGCCTCTCGGGCGAGCCCGTGGGCCCCGGGCGGCGGGCGCTGTGGCAGGGCCGGGCCCTGCGGATTCCCCCGGTGGGCCCCTCCATCCTGCACTGCCGCGTGCTCCACGTGGACTACAGTCTCAAG GTCTACGTGGACATCCCGGGCACGTCCAAGCTGCTCCTGGAGCTGCCGCTGGTCATCGGCACCATCCCCTTGCACCCCTTCGGCAGCCGCTCGTCCAGCGTGGGCAGCTACGCTAGCTTCCTGCTGGACTGGGGGCTGGGGCCGCTGCCAGAGCGGCCTGAGG CCCCTCCCGAGTACTCGGAGGTGGTGGCAGACGAGGAGGTGGCAGCTGTGGGGCAGAGCCCCGTCCCACAACTGCAGGCCCCTGACACGAGCCTCGAAGGCCCGTTCTTTGCCTATCTCCAGGAGTTCCGGTACCGCCCGCCGCCCTTGTACTCTGAGGTGAGCTGGGGGTCCAAGGAGCCCCCATGCCTTCCAGGCCCTGGAGCCAAGCGGGGGTAG
- the ARRDC2 gene encoding arrestin domain-containing protein 2 isoform X2, with amino-acid sequence MPRVTPASGGSLVIKPRGRMVLLGDFRPWPCRRAPVSLVYPRETGSGPVSPQGPRRLRAANSQPASLLFCSTPGRSHAPRRTIGVFLSGGVARVSPRPAVPYKGGAGAGRKESQARSANALAHDEGLASRGCCVRPSRRRVAGSRPGLRVVGSPLGGMLFDKVKAFAVQLDGASAGAEPVFSGGQSVAGRVLLELVGPARVGALKLRARGRAHVHWTESRSAGSSTAYTQSYSERVEVVSHHATLLAPDTGETTTLPPGRHEFPFSFQLPPTLVTSFEGRHGSVRYCIKATLHRPWVPARRARKVFTVIEPVDINTPALLAPQAGAREKVARSWYSNRGLVSLSAKIDRKGYTPGEVIAVFAEIDNGSTRPVLPRAAVVQTQTFVARGARKQKRAVVASLSGEPVGPGRRALWQGRALRIPPVGPSILHCRVLHVDYSLKVYVDIPGTSKLLLELPLVIGTIPLHPFGSRSSSVGSYASFLLDWGLGPLPERPEAPPEYSEVVADEEVAAVGQSPVPQLQAPDTSLEGPFFAYLQEFRYRPPPLYSEEDPNPPSQAMRPRCVTC; translated from the exons ATGCCTCGAGTCACGCCTGCAAGTGGCGGCTCGTTGGTGATTAAGCCGAGGGGCAGAATGGTCTTGCTGGGTGACTTCAGGCCCTGGCCCTGCCGCCGGGCTCCAGTTTCCCTTGTTTATCCCCGGGAGACCGGCTCTGGCCCTGTTTCACCCCAGGGTCCACGACGGCTGAGGGCAGCCAACTCCCAGCCCGCGAGTTTGTTGTTTTGCTCCACGCCTGGGCGGAGCCACGCCCCTCGCCGCACCATTGGTGTATTCCTTTCCGGGGGCGTGGCCAGAGTTTCGCCCCGCCCCGCCGTGCCGTATAAAGGCGGCGCCGGCGCGGGCCGCAAGGAGTCTCAGGCCCGGTCAGCGAATGCGCTTGCGCACGACGAAGGGTTAGCGTCCAGAGGCTGTTGCGTACGCCCATCGCGCCGCCGCGTCGCGGGTTCGAGGCCAGGTTTGCGCGTCGTAGGTTCGCCTCTGGGCGGGATGCTGTTCGACAAAGTGAAGGCTTTTGCGGTGCAGCTGGACGGCGCGAGCGCGGGCGCCGAGCCGGTCTTCAGCGGCGGCCAGTCCGTGGCCGGCCGagtgctgctggagctggtgggcCCCGCGCGCGTGGGCGCCCTGAAGTTGCGCGCGCGGGGCCGCGCCCACGTGCACTGGACCGAGTCGCGCAGCGCGGGCTCGAGCACCGCGTACACGCAGAGCTACAGTGAGCGCGTGGAGGTCGTGAGCCACCATGCCACGCTGCTGGCGCCAG ACACCGGAGAGACCACGACGCTGCCTCCTGGGCGCCACGAGTTCCCATTCAGCTTCCAGCTGCCCCC GACCCTGGTCACGTCGTTCGAGGGCAGACACGGCAGTGTCAGGTATTGCATTAAGGCCACCCTGCACCGGCCCTGGGTCCCTGCCCGCCGGGCAAGGAAGGTCTTTACTGTTATCGAGCCTGTGGACATCAACACGCCTGCGCTGCTG GCCCCTCAGGCAGGTGCCCGGGAGAAGGTGGCCCGATCCTGGTACAGTAACCGAGGCCTCGTCTCCCTCTCGGCCAAGATCGACAGAAAAGGCTACACCCCAG GCGAGGTGATCGCCGTCTTCGCGGAGATCGACAATGGCTCCACGCGCCCGGTGCTGCCTCGGGCGGCCGTGGTGCAGACACAGACCTTCGTGGCCCGAGGCGCCCGCAAGCAGAAGCGGGCCGTGGTGGCCAGCCTCTCGGGCGAGCCCGTGGGCCCCGGGCGGCGGGCGCTGTGGCAGGGCCGGGCCCTGCGGATTCCCCCGGTGGGCCCCTCCATCCTGCACTGCCGCGTGCTCCACGTGGACTACAGTCTCAAG GTCTACGTGGACATCCCGGGCACGTCCAAGCTGCTCCTGGAGCTGCCGCTGGTCATCGGCACCATCCCCTTGCACCCCTTCGGCAGCCGCTCGTCCAGCGTGGGCAGCTACGCTAGCTTCCTGCTGGACTGGGGGCTGGGGCCGCTGCCAGAGCGGCCTGAGG CCCCTCCCGAGTACTCGGAGGTGGTGGCAGACGAGGAGGTGGCAGCTGTGGGGCAGAGCCCCGTCCCACAACTGCAGGCCCCTGACACGAGCCTCGAAGGCCCGTTCTTTGCCTATCTCCAGGAGTTCCGGTACCGCCCGCCGCCCTTGTACTCTGAG GAGGATCCAAACCCACCCTCACAGGCCATGAGGCCACGCTGCGTGACCTGCTGA